Proteins from a genomic interval of Francisella salimarina:
- a CDS encoding Rrf2 family transcriptional regulator, whose protein sequence is MNLTSFTDYSLRILIILGSNPKQKYKTKDLIELLDIKLNHATKIINKLSNLNYIESYKGRFGGVSISNATYNIKLSTIVKELEPMNIVECFDKDKATCPLIPNCKLKFILNQASNDFIARLNDYRFIDICNIVPSNQNND, encoded by the coding sequence ATGAATTTAACTTCTTTTACTGATTACTCTCTTAGAATATTAATAATTTTAGGATCAAATCCCAAACAAAAATATAAAACTAAGGATCTTATAGAGTTATTAGATATTAAACTTAATCATGCTACTAAAATCATTAATAAACTATCCAATCTCAACTATATAGAATCATATAAAGGTAGATTTGGTGGTGTATCAATTTCTAATGCTACATACAATATCAAATTATCAACTATTGTCAAAGAATTAGAACCAATGAACATTGTAGAATGTTTTGATAAGGATAAAGCAACCTGTCCATTAATACCAAACTGTAAACTCAAATTTATACTAAATCAAGCAAGCAATGATTTTATAGCACGATTAAATGACTATAGATTTATTGATATATGCAATATCGTGCCTTCAAATCAAAATAATGATTAA
- a CDS encoding phospholipid carrier-dependent glycosyltransferase, which yields MNNKFKDILLILATIIVAFCMYGVANFYAPDETRYSEVAREMLANHNFIVPYIDGMIFFHKPPLVYWITCIFMSIFGENTWGARLVNPVLLGICLIFTYITVRKVLDCRQTALLSVGVSLSTVLFLFVGRYLNMDLAIAVFLNMTMLSYWVSLKYDDYKKSTYWLTLAFVFAGLAVMTKGLIGIVFPMAIVGIYSLIMGQCKRLLDIRLYLGLVIVAVISLPWIFAVEQYHPNFAYYYIVVQQILRFSTDEQNREVSKIIYLLAIMGAFFPWTLFLPKILKSFFSKQAFKNRKQNSDKWFLFIWATFIFIFFGISKSFLFGYLAPLILPLSILVAMHLKSIDLQKFDKWDSISFKFIILIFALLPAVALVLLCFPQYWSFGSRYILILLAIAIIAIIITIKLIKELNIFSVNKLVAYICMMMMVVANLGYLLGDYFDTSSKYKTAQEISKIYQKYPNAQVFESDRFYDIIFYTKRNVIIINDEGELDDVRQFPKSNVDKYLMKFDKFIKYWNNSNQLNILVVKNKPKEHSPLAFVDYKKQLNPSKFHVISSQDNATIVASEDIKI from the coding sequence ATGAATAATAAATTTAAAGATATTTTGCTAATTTTAGCTACGATTATTGTAGCTTTTTGTATGTATGGTGTAGCTAATTTTTATGCTCCTGATGAAACTAGGTATTCTGAAGTAGCAAGAGAGATGCTCGCTAACCATAACTTTATAGTTCCATATATTGATGGAATGATATTTTTTCACAAGCCGCCACTAGTATATTGGATTACTTGTATATTTATGAGCATCTTTGGCGAGAATACATGGGGCGCAAGACTTGTAAACCCTGTATTACTAGGTATATGTTTAATTTTTACATATATAACAGTACGTAAAGTATTAGATTGTCGTCAAACAGCACTATTATCAGTAGGAGTAAGTTTAAGTACAGTTTTATTTCTATTTGTTGGTAGATATCTGAACATGGACTTGGCTATAGCTGTATTTTTAAATATGACTATGCTTAGCTATTGGGTAAGCCTTAAATATGATGATTACAAGAAAAGTACATATTGGCTTACTTTAGCCTTTGTATTTGCTGGGTTAGCGGTTATGACCAAGGGATTGATAGGAATAGTTTTTCCTATGGCTATAGTAGGTATATATTCTCTTATTATGGGACAGTGTAAAAGGCTACTTGATATTAGACTTTACTTAGGTTTGGTAATTGTAGCAGTCATTTCGTTACCATGGATATTTGCAGTTGAACAGTATCATCCTAATTTTGCTTATTACTACATAGTAGTTCAACAAATACTCAGATTTTCAACAGATGAGCAAAATAGAGAAGTTTCTAAAATTATTTATTTGTTAGCAATTATGGGAGCTTTTTTTCCTTGGACTCTGTTTTTACCTAAAATTCTTAAGAGTTTCTTCTCAAAACAAGCTTTTAAAAATCGTAAGCAAAATTCAGATAAGTGGTTTTTATTTATTTGGGCAACATTTATATTTATATTTTTTGGGATTTCTAAATCTTTTCTATTTGGTTATCTAGCACCATTAATATTACCATTGTCAATACTTGTAGCTATGCACCTTAAGAGTATAGACTTACAAAAGTTTGATAAGTGGGATAGTATAAGCTTTAAATTTATTATCCTTATTTTTGCTTTGCTACCTGCTGTGGCCTTAGTTCTTTTATGCTTTCCTCAGTATTGGAGTTTTGGCTCTAGATATATCTTAATTTTATTAGCAATTGCAATAATAGCTATTATAATCACGATTAAATTAATCAAAGAATTAAATATTTTTTCAGTAAATAAATTAGTTGCTTATATTTGTATGATGATGATGGTTGTTGCAAATTTAGGTTATTTATTGGGAGATTATTTTGATACAAGCTCTAAATATAAGACAGCTCAAGAAATATCTAAAATATATCAGAAATATCCAAATGCTCAAGTTTTTGAGAGTGATCGCTTTTATGATATTATCTTCTACACTAAACGTAATGTAATTATTATAAATGATGAGGGAGAGTTAGATGATGTTAGACAGTTCCCTAAATCGAATGTAGATAAATATTTAATGAAATTTGATAAATTTATTAAATATTGGAACAACTCAAACCAATTAAATATTCTTGTTGTAAAAAATAAACCTAAAGAGCATAGTCCTCTAGCTTTTGTTGACTATAAAAAACAACTTAATCCAAGTAAATTTCATGTAATCTCTAGTCAAGATAATGCGACGATAGTTGCTAGTGAAGATATAAAAATATAG
- the hemL gene encoding glutamate-1-semialdehyde 2,1-aminomutase produces the protein MENKINSQSLFQEAQQYIPGGVNSPVRAFRSVGQEFPRFIKSAKGAYLYDVDWNKYIDYIGSWGPMILGHGDDDVLEAIQCQLKNGLSYGAPCKQEIGLAKKIVELMPNIEQVRFVNSGTEATMSAIRLARAYTGRNKIIKFEGCYHGHADEFLVAAGSGALSLGQPNSPGVPEDVVKDTLVASFNDIDSIQALFEKYKDEIACIIVEPIAGNMNMIFPQDDFLAKLRAVCDENNSLLIFDEVMTGFRVALGGAQSIYNVKPDLTTLGKVIGGGMPVGAFGGRKEIMQKVSPAGPVYQAGTLSGNPIAMAAGIKTLEKVSQEGFFVRLEAKAKQLVDGLNEAAGAYGFNFHAKYLGGMFGLFFCNEKVAVNTFTDLGKTNLKMFNKYFAYMLDNGVYLAPSAYEAGFISIAHSDEDIEKTICLTKKFFQENQN, from the coding sequence ATGGAGAATAAAATTAACTCTCAAAGTTTATTCCAAGAAGCACAGCAATATATTCCTGGCGGAGTCAACTCTCCAGTTAGAGCATTTAGAAGTGTTGGACAAGAATTCCCAAGATTCATAAAATCAGCGAAAGGTGCTTATTTATACGATGTTGATTGGAACAAATATATAGATTATATCGGATCGTGGGGGCCAATGATTTTAGGTCATGGTGATGATGATGTCCTTGAAGCTATACAATGTCAGCTAAAAAATGGTCTAAGTTATGGCGCTCCTTGTAAACAAGAGATTGGACTTGCTAAAAAAATAGTAGAGCTTATGCCAAATATTGAACAAGTTAGATTCGTAAATTCCGGTACTGAAGCGACAATGAGTGCTATTAGATTAGCAAGAGCATATACAGGTAGAAATAAAATTATAAAATTTGAAGGCTGCTATCATGGACATGCTGATGAGTTTCTTGTAGCTGCTGGATCTGGAGCACTATCATTAGGTCAGCCAAATTCACCAGGTGTACCAGAAGATGTAGTTAAGGATACTTTAGTTGCTAGCTTCAATGATATAGACTCAATACAAGCGCTCTTTGAAAAGTATAAAGATGAAATTGCTTGTATCATAGTTGAGCCAATAGCTGGCAATATGAATATGATTTTCCCACAAGATGATTTCCTAGCTAAGCTTAGAGCAGTATGTGATGAAAATAATAGCTTACTTATCTTTGATGAAGTGATGACTGGTTTTAGAGTTGCTTTGGGTGGTGCTCAAAGTATTTATAATGTGAAGCCTGATTTAACAACATTAGGTAAAGTGATTGGTGGTGGTATGCCAGTAGGCGCTTTTGGAGGTCGTAAAGAAATTATGCAAAAAGTATCTCCCGCTGGACCAGTATATCAAGCAGGTACTTTATCAGGGAATCCAATTGCTATGGCAGCTGGTATCAAAACATTAGAAAAAGTTTCACAAGAGGGCTTCTTTGTTAGATTGGAAGCTAAAGCTAAACAGTTAGTTGATGGGTTGAATGAAGCTGCTGGAGCCTATGGCTTTAATTTCCATGCGAAATATTTAGGTGGAATGTTTGGACTATTTTTCTGTAATGAAAAAGTTGCTGTCAATACATTTACAGATTTAGGTAAAACTAATCTTAAAATGTTTAATAAATATTTTGCATATATGCTTGATAATGGTGTATATCTAGCGCCATCTGCTTATGAAGCAGGCTTTATATCAATTGCACATAGTGATGAAGATATCGAAAAAACTATTTGTCTTACTAAAAAATTCTTCCAGGAAAATCAGAACTAA
- the gshB gene encoding glutathione synthase, whose protein sequence is MKVGFIIDNLNSFNISKDSTYMMLQAAQDKGWEIYTFYLNDLSIINGKPKGDALKIKIHKAKESWYEILSQHHDLSLLDLDCIFMRKDPPFNMEYIYVTYMLDLAKKHGVLIVNNPQALRDFNEKVAISNYPKFAPNTLITRSYKQINQFYAEHKDIIVKPLDGMGGSSIFRIKDGDKNKNVILETLTHHETRYIMVQDYQEAIKDGDKRILIVNGEPIKYLLARVPSDSDNRGNLAVGARAEVRELQEQDYKIAKKVAKKLKKEGVIFAGLDVIGDKLTEVNITSPTGIQEIYKATKVNAASLLMQAVEKKINKMRQEQEHGE, encoded by the coding sequence ATGAAAGTAGGATTTATAATAGATAACTTAAACTCTTTTAATATTTCAAAAGATAGCACGTATATGATGCTACAAGCAGCTCAAGATAAAGGCTGGGAAATTTATACTTTTTATTTAAATGATTTATCTATAATCAATGGTAAGCCAAAAGGCGATGCGCTTAAGATAAAAATCCATAAAGCAAAAGAGTCTTGGTATGAAATATTATCTCAACATCATGATTTATCACTATTAGATCTTGATTGTATTTTTATGCGCAAAGATCCACCATTTAATATGGAGTATATATATGTGACATATATGCTTGATTTGGCAAAAAAACATGGGGTGTTAATAGTAAATAATCCACAAGCACTTAGAGATTTTAATGAGAAAGTAGCTATTTCAAATTATCCTAAATTTGCACCAAACACTCTGATAACTAGAAGCTATAAGCAGATTAATCAATTTTACGCAGAGCATAAAGATATTATTGTTAAACCTCTTGATGGAATGGGTGGCAGCTCTATTTTTAGGATCAAAGATGGCGACAAAAACAAAAATGTCATACTTGAAACGCTAACTCATCATGAAACTAGATATATAATGGTACAAGATTATCAAGAAGCAATCAAAGATGGTGATAAAAGAATTTTGATAGTAAATGGAGAACCTATTAAGTATCTCTTAGCTAGGGTTCCTAGTGATAGCGATAATCGCGGTAACTTAGCAGTTGGAGCTAGAGCTGAAGTAAGAGAACTTCAGGAACAAGACTATAAAATAGCTAAAAAAGTTGCCAAGAAATTAAAGAAAGAGGGTGTAATCTTTGCTGGTTTAGATGTGATAGGAGATAAACTAACAGAAGTAAATATTACTAGCCCAACAGGCATTCAAGAAATTTATAAAGCTACAAAAGTTAATGCTGCAAGCTTATTAATGCAAGCAGTCGAGAAAAAAATAAATAAAATGAGGCAGGAACAAGAACATGGAGAATAA
- the fmt gene encoding methionyl-tRNA formyltransferase: protein MKKLNIIFAGTPDISAQVLKDLYQSQHNIQAVLTQPDRAKGRGKKIQFSPVKEVAIANNTPVLQPLSFKKDPQVLEQIRELKPDVIVVIAYGIIVPQEFLDIPKYGCLNIHVSLLPKWRGAAPIQRAIQAGDSKTGICIMQMDAGLDTGDILNTLEIDIQDTDTSQSLHDKFAKLSIKPLLETLENIDMIKSQPQQGEPTYAHKITKQEGLIDFTKSAKEISCHIRAFTPWPSAFFMLEGKQVKVGDFEILEKSANDEVTAITDITKNGFDIATNDRIIRFKQLQFPNKKMLNIADILNGKDLDKYIGYKIG from the coding sequence ATGAAAAAATTAAATATAATTTTTGCTGGAACTCCTGATATTTCAGCACAAGTTTTAAAAGACCTATATCAATCACAGCACAATATTCAAGCGGTGCTTACTCAGCCTGATAGAGCAAAAGGGCGTGGTAAGAAAATACAATTCTCACCTGTTAAAGAAGTCGCTATAGCCAACAACACACCAGTACTTCAACCATTGTCTTTTAAGAAAGATCCTCAAGTACTTGAGCAAATTAGAGAACTAAAACCAGATGTCATAGTTGTGATAGCCTACGGAATTATAGTGCCTCAGGAGTTTTTGGATATTCCTAAATATGGTTGTTTAAATATTCATGTTTCATTACTTCCTAAATGGCGTGGCGCAGCACCTATCCAGAGAGCAATTCAAGCAGGAGACTCTAAAACTGGAATCTGTATAATGCAAATGGATGCTGGACTTGATACTGGAGATATATTGAATACTCTAGAGATTGATATACAAGATACAGATACATCACAATCACTACATGATAAATTCGCTAAACTATCAATAAAACCATTATTAGAAACTCTAGAAAATATTGATATGATTAAGTCGCAACCTCAGCAAGGTGAGCCTACTTATGCACATAAGATTACTAAGCAAGAAGGTCTTATAGATTTCACAAAATCTGCCAAAGAAATTAGTTGTCATATTAGAGCATTTACTCCATGGCCATCAGCATTTTTTATGCTAGAGGGCAAGCAAGTCAAAGTAGGTGATTTTGAGATACTTGAGAAATCGGCAAATGATGAAGTTACAGCAATTACAGATATAACTAAAAATGGTTTTGATATTGCTACAAATGACAGGATAATCAGATTTAAGCAATTACAATTTCCCAACAAGAAAATGTTAAATATTGCAGATATTTTGAATGGTAAAGATTTAGATAAATATATTGGGTATAAAATAGGATAA
- the fvfA gene encoding Francisella virulence factor A: MSRFSQNLMYVGILVIVFISCIYFFVSKNTPEPKGIYLSKYSAKLPATDPSQVKIFNLRYQTDTQDSIGEIRVVIGIDKERDFQKLCNENIREAAKLAAQNGAHEIRYVCLFPEGQITELSSVQLRAYAFRD, encoded by the coding sequence ATGAGTCGATTCAGTCAAAATTTGATGTATGTTGGTATATTGGTTATAGTTTTTATATCTTGTATATATTTTTTTGTTTCTAAGAATACCCCTGAACCAAAAGGTATCTATTTATCAAAATATAGTGCAAAGCTACCTGCAACAGACCCAAGCCAAGTCAAGATTTTCAATTTACGCTATCAGACAGATACACAAGATAGTATAGGTGAAATAAGAGTAGTAATAGGTATAGATAAAGAGAGAGATTTCCAAAAACTGTGTAATGAAAATATAAGAGAAGCTGCAAAATTAGCTGCTCAAAATGGAGCGCATGAGATAAGATATGTTTGTCTGTTCCCAGAGGGGCAAATTACTGAATTAAGTAGTGTTCAGCTGAGAGCATACGCTTTTAGAGACTAA
- a CDS encoding ArsR/SmtB family transcription factor: protein MSSITSFLKVISDKNRLIILYVLNKNTLCVCDIQKLISLTQGALSIQLKNLITAGLLESFKQGKWVFYKLDKNIPGYQLNILNELFKQIDKDEEVQQIISKLEISEICKI, encoded by the coding sequence ATGTCATCCATCACAAGTTTTTTAAAAGTAATTTCTGATAAAAATAGATTAATTATTTTGTATGTATTAAACAAAAATACTCTTTGCGTATGTGATATCCAAAAACTTATCTCATTAACTCAAGGAGCGCTATCAATACAGCTAAAAAATCTTATAACTGCTGGATTGCTAGAGTCTTTTAAACAAGGCAAATGGGTGTTTTATAAACTAGATAAAAATATTCCAGGATATCAGTTAAATATTTTAAATGAGCTTTTCAAACAAATAGATAAAGACGAAGAAGTTCAACAAATAATATCTAAACTAGAAATTTCTGAAATTTGTAAAATTTAA
- the arsB gene encoding ACR3 family arsenite efflux transporter, translated as MKLKFLDRFLTLWIFLAMIVGIIIGYTLPEAKNFISKFDIGSGNWLIGLGLVVMMYPPLAKVKYSTMPKIFKDTKILLLSLIQNWLIGPILMFILAVVFFHDQPSFMIGLILIGLARCIAMVIVWNDLAKGSREYCAGLVAFNSIFQIIFYAAYAYIFITVIPKLLGFDANININISMLDIAKSVGIYLGIPFVAGILTRAILISKKGEQWYIDKFTTAISPLTLIALLSTIVLMFTTKGNEIINLPFQAIKVAIPLLIYFLIMFSISFFMSYKAKATYEQAVSLSFTAASNNFELAIAVAISVFGINSTEAFVGVIGPLVEVPVLIGLVNVALWLNKRYFN; from the coding sequence ATGAAATTAAAGTTTCTTGATAGATTTCTGACCTTATGGATTTTTTTAGCTATGATTGTGGGTATCATTATTGGATATACTCTGCCCGAAGCTAAAAATTTTATATCAAAATTTGATATCGGATCAGGTAATTGGTTAATAGGATTAGGCTTAGTTGTGATGATGTATCCACCACTAGCAAAAGTTAAATACTCAACAATGCCTAAAATATTTAAAGATACTAAAATTTTGCTTTTATCTTTAATTCAAAACTGGCTGATTGGTCCTATCCTGATGTTTATTTTAGCAGTTGTTTTTTTCCATGATCAACCTAGCTTTATGATAGGACTAATTTTAATAGGGTTAGCAAGATGTATTGCCATGGTAATTGTGTGGAATGATCTGGCAAAAGGATCTAGAGAATATTGTGCTGGACTAGTTGCATTTAATTCTATTTTTCAAATAATATTTTATGCTGCTTACGCATATATATTTATTACAGTTATTCCAAAACTACTGGGATTTGATGCGAACATCAATATAAATATATCAATGTTAGATATAGCAAAAAGTGTCGGAATATATCTAGGAATACCTTTTGTAGCTGGAATATTAACTAGAGCTATCTTAATCTCTAAAAAAGGTGAACAATGGTATATAGATAAATTCACTACAGCGATATCACCTCTGACATTGATCGCTCTACTATCTACTATAGTGCTGATGTTTACTACAAAAGGAAATGAAATAATTAACCTACCATTTCAAGCAATCAAGGTTGCTATTCCGCTTTTGATATATTTTTTGATAATGTTTAGCATATCATTTTTTATGTCATATAAAGCTAAAGCAACTTATGAGCAAGCCGTATCTTTGAGTTTTACAGCAGCTTCAAATAATTTTGAGTTAGCTATAGCAGTTGCAATCTCAGTATTTGGCATAAACTCTACTGAAGCTTTTGTCGGTGTAATTGGTCCTCTAGTTGAGGTGCCAGTTTTGATTGGGCTAGTAAATGTGGCTTTGTGGCTGAATAAAAGATATTTTAATTAA
- a CDS encoding DMT family transporter: MPYVYLVIAIITEVLGTVSLPLCNGFTRIVPSLFVLIFYGLSFYFLSLTLKYMNIAFAYSVWSAFGIILIGIIGYLFFRQKLDLPFVLGTSFILIGTIIICAYSKTIMH, translated from the coding sequence ATGCCATACGTATATCTAGTTATAGCTATAATCACTGAAGTCCTTGGGACAGTTTCATTACCATTATGCAATGGTTTTACAAGGATTGTTCCTTCACTATTTGTTTTGATATTTTATGGACTTTCATTTTACTTTTTATCATTAACATTAAAATATATGAATATTGCTTTTGCGTATTCTGTATGGTCAGCATTTGGAATTATTCTAATAGGAATTATAGGATATCTATTTTTTAGGCAAAAGTTAGATTTACCATTTGTCTTAGGAACATCGTTTATACTTATTGGAACTATTATTATTTGTGCATACTCAAAGACTATTATGCATTAA
- the rlmKL gene encoding bifunctional 23S rRNA (guanine(2069)-N(7))-methyltransferase RlmK/23S rRNA (guanine(2445)-N(2))-methyltransferase RlmL translates to MQNFTFFASCAKGIELLLKDELDALGISSSEKLAGVEFEGSFEDAYKVCIYSHLASQVMLKIATQKATDQQALYDFISSINWLDYFDVNTAFKIIISGKHYDFNNTMFVSQKTKDAIVDQFRRETNERPNIDTDNPDNIIKLHLHKQYVNVFLCLNIESLHKRSYRQFQGQAPLKESLAAAILIKAGWLDELKKEQPIFIDPMCGSGTILIEAALMAKNIAPVLLNKEFKLFNSKLHDQDLWSNLLEIAKKAQKPTNAIIQGYDIDNNVLDKADRNIYQAGVEDVVNIKRQDIRDLENEFESEGLIVTNPPYGERLYGDQLDELLDIFNGFGDRLSQDFYGWKVAILTSFDESIKEMQLRTTKKNKFYNGAIETVLYQFDINEHARFKHESQLEKNIRIAEASAQKSDEHVDFSNKLKKNLKNLKPWLKQSGVECYRLYDADIPTFAVAVDIYGEHVFLQEYRADATIDQNMAKQRFYQAIYQIHKTLDIQYENIHTRVRQRQKGKEQYQKNNDKNNFHVINEFDAKFYVNFDDYLDTGIFLDHRKIRQLVAKASKNKTLLNLFSYTCTASVHAALKGAKTTSVDMSNTYLEWGKNNFELNNLDIKKHNFIQADCISWLKSNSEKFDVIFLDPPTFSNSKRMDDILDIQRDHELLINLAMDSLKKDGVLYFSNNYRRFKMSSEIIAKFDCENIDKKCLSRDFLSNKNIHNCWEIKYKK, encoded by the coding sequence ATGCAAAATTTTACATTTTTCGCTAGCTGTGCAAAGGGTATCGAGCTTTTATTAAAAGATGAGCTAGATGCGTTAGGCATATCATCATCTGAAAAACTTGCTGGAGTTGAGTTTGAGGGATCTTTTGAAGATGCCTACAAAGTTTGTATTTACTCTCATCTAGCAAGCCAAGTTATGCTAAAAATAGCTACTCAAAAAGCTACAGATCAGCAAGCTTTATATGATTTTATATCATCAATAAATTGGTTAGATTACTTTGATGTTAACACAGCTTTTAAGATCATAATCTCAGGTAAGCATTATGATTTTAATAATACTATGTTTGTTTCTCAAAAAACAAAAGATGCTATAGTCGATCAGTTTCGTAGAGAAACTAATGAACGACCAAATATTGATACTGATAATCCCGATAATATAATAAAATTACATTTACATAAGCAGTATGTGAATGTGTTTTTATGCTTAAATATAGAGAGCCTACATAAGCGTAGTTATAGACAGTTTCAGGGTCAAGCACCTCTAAAAGAGTCTTTAGCAGCAGCGATACTTATCAAAGCAGGGTGGTTAGATGAGCTTAAAAAAGAACAGCCTATATTCATTGATCCAATGTGTGGCTCTGGGACTATTCTTATTGAAGCTGCTCTTATGGCAAAAAATATAGCTCCTGTCTTGTTGAATAAAGAATTTAAACTATTCAATTCAAAGCTTCATGATCAAGACTTATGGAGTAACTTATTAGAAATAGCAAAAAAAGCTCAAAAGCCAACAAATGCAATTATTCAAGGCTATGATATTGATAACAATGTTTTAGATAAGGCTGATAGAAACATTTATCAAGCAGGTGTTGAAGATGTTGTTAATATCAAACGACAAGATATCCGTGATCTTGAAAATGAGTTTGAAAGTGAAGGTTTGATAGTTACAAATCCTCCTTATGGTGAGCGTTTATATGGTGATCAGCTTGATGAACTTTTAGACATATTTAATGGTTTCGGTGATAGATTATCTCAAGATTTTTATGGTTGGAAAGTTGCGATTTTGACAAGTTTTGATGAATCAATTAAAGAAATGCAGCTACGTACTACTAAGAAGAATAAATTCTATAATGGTGCTATTGAAACAGTATTGTATCAGTTTGATATAAATGAGCATGCAAGATTTAAACATGAAAGCCAGCTTGAGAAAAATATTCGTATAGCTGAAGCAAGTGCACAAAAGTCAGATGAGCACGTAGATTTTTCTAACAAGTTAAAGAAGAATCTTAAAAACCTAAAACCATGGTTAAAGCAGTCAGGAGTAGAATGTTATCGTTTGTATGATGCTGATATTCCAACTTTTGCTGTAGCTGTTGATATATATGGCGAGCATGTGTTTTTACAAGAGTATCGTGCCGATGCTACTATTGATCAAAATATGGCTAAACAAAGATTCTATCAAGCTATATATCAGATACATAAAACTCTAGATATTCAATACGAGAATATACATACAAGAGTTCGTCAACGTCAAAAAGGCAAAGAACAGTATCAAAAAAATAATGACAAAAATAACTTTCACGTTATTAATGAATTTGATGCTAAATTTTATGTGAATTTTGATGACTATTTAGATACTGGTATTTTCTTAGACCACCGTAAAATTAGACAGCTTGTGGCAAAAGCTTCAAAAAATAAGACTTTATTGAATTTATTTAGTTATACATGCACAGCTAGTGTTCATGCTGCTTTAAAAGGAGCAAAAACTACAAGTGTAGATATGTCTAATACTTATCTTGAGTGGGGTAAGAATAATTTTGAATTAAATAATTTAGATATTAAAAAGCATAATTTTATTCAGGCAGATTGTATTAGCTGGTTAAAATCCAACAGTGAGAAGTTTGATGTGATATTTTTAGATCCACCAACATTTTCAAATTCTAAACGTATGGATGATATTCTTGATATTCAAAGAGATCATGAGTTACTTATAAATTTAGCTATGGACTCTCTCAAAAAAGATGGAGTCTTATATTTCTCTAATAATTATCGTCGCTTCAAAATGTCATCAGAGATAATTGCTAAATTTGACTGTGAAAATATTGATAAAAAATGTTTATCAAGAGACTTTTTATCTAACAAAAATATCCATAATTGTTGGGAAATTAAATACAAGAAATAA